The proteins below come from a single Cytophagia bacterium CHB2 genomic window:
- a CDS encoding bifunctional metallophosphatase/5'-nucleotidase has protein sequence MLLLSCAGPARISQPRAGSIGDSIRITLLQINDVYEITPVSGGKEGGMARLATLRKQLQAENPHTFMLLAGDLFSPSALGTAKVDDVRLDGKQMVAVLNAVGLDFCTFGNHEFDLKEPAFLQRLSESRFNWVASNAFDKNGKPFSGVSENIIFTASNKTGQSVRVGLFAVMLTKNNPNYVTFRLPLEVAREQVKKLRDQVDILIALTHLTLDEDIQLAQTLPEIDLILGGHEHENVQVWRGPEFTPVFKADANARSVYIHELTIDPATKKLRIDTRLQPITSEIAEDSEVKVEVQKWVDLAFNAFRKMGFEPEKLVVNSPDVLDGRESTVRNTSSKLTELITASFLAVAPEADLAIFNGGSIRIDDELQPGPVSEYDVIRILPFGGYIVFAEMRGRLLKQVLEQGQKNKGSGGYLHTANVTWSSEKDNWLINGIELDQRRNYKVAISDFLISGNEHGLDYLNRQNADLKVLNENVAEIRRALIDHLQKIYGKP, from the coding sequence ATGCTGTTGCTATCCTGCGCCGGACCGGCAAGGATTTCGCAACCGCGCGCCGGTTCAATCGGCGACAGCATCAGAATCACGTTGCTGCAAATCAATGACGTCTATGAAATCACTCCGGTGAGCGGCGGCAAAGAAGGTGGCATGGCGCGTTTGGCAACGCTGCGCAAACAACTACAGGCAGAGAATCCCCACACCTTTATGTTGCTGGCCGGGGATCTCTTCAGCCCTTCGGCGCTCGGCACCGCGAAAGTCGACGATGTCCGTTTAGATGGCAAACAAATGGTCGCGGTGTTGAATGCGGTGGGCCTGGATTTCTGCACGTTCGGCAATCATGAATTCGATTTGAAAGAACCGGCTTTCTTGCAGCGTTTGTCAGAATCGCGTTTCAACTGGGTTGCCAGCAATGCCTTTGACAAAAACGGCAAGCCATTTTCCGGAGTTTCCGAGAATATTATCTTCACTGCGAGCAACAAAACCGGACAATCCGTGCGTGTGGGATTGTTTGCCGTAATGCTGACGAAAAATAATCCGAATTATGTGACGTTTCGCCTTCCGCTTGAGGTTGCGCGCGAGCAAGTAAAAAAACTCAGAGACCAGGTTGATATTCTCATCGCCCTCACGCATTTGACGCTCGACGAAGACATTCAGCTCGCGCAAACGCTGCCGGAAATCGATTTGATTCTCGGCGGGCACGAACATGAAAATGTGCAAGTCTGGCGCGGGCCGGAGTTCACGCCGGTATTCAAGGCGGATGCCAATGCGCGCTCGGTTTATATTCATGAATTGACGATCGATCCCGCCACCAAAAAGCTTCGCATCGATACTCGCTTGCAACCGATTACGTCTGAAATTGCCGAAGATTCCGAAGTCAAAGTGGAAGTGCAAAAATGGGTGGATTTGGCTTTTAACGCATTTCGCAAAATGGGCTTTGAGCCGGAGAAGCTTGTGGTTAATTCTCCCGACGTGCTGGACGGCCGCGAGTCGACGGTGCGCAACACGTCAAGCAAACTGACGGAGTTGATCACCGCCTCATTTCTTGCGGTGGCGCCGGAGGCGGATCTCGCGATTTTCAATGGCGGCTCGATTCGCATCGACGACGAGCTGCAGCCCGGCCCGGTTTCAGAATATGACGTGATCCGCATTCTGCCGTTCGGCGGCTACATCGTTTTCGCGGAAATGCGCGGCCGCTTGCTCAAACAAGTTCTGGAGCAAGGCCAGAAAAATAAGGGTAGCGGGGGCTATTTGCATACCGCGAACGTTACCTGGAGCAGCGAAAAAGACAATTGGCTGATCAACGGCATCGAGCTTGACCAGCGCCGCAATTACAAAGTGGCAATCAGCGATTTCTTGATTTCCGGAAACGAGCACGGGCTGGATTATTTGAATCGCCAAAATGCGGATTTGAAAGTGCTGAATGAAAATGTTGCGGAAATACGCCGGGCGTTGATCGATCACTTGCAGAAAATCTACGGCAAGCCGTAA
- a CDS encoding flavin reductase family protein, translating into MIDQKDFRRVLGAFATGVTIVTTRAGDKIHGLTANAFCSVSLAPPLVLVCVNKNAQSHDLIMQGKCFAVNILNVDQQHIAERFAQEALSGAARFDTLETRAAVTGAPVLDESLGWVDCKLTASHEGGDHTIFVGEVVALSDGDAKVSPLLYFRSEYRILGNSDFPAR; encoded by the coding sequence ATGATTGATCAAAAAGATTTTCGCCGCGTCCTGGGCGCTTTTGCCACCGGCGTGACGATTGTGACGACGCGTGCGGGCGATAAAATACACGGTTTGACCGCGAATGCCTTTTGCTCGGTGTCGCTGGCGCCGCCGCTGGTTTTGGTTTGTGTGAATAAAAACGCGCAAAGTCATGACTTGATCATGCAGGGAAAATGTTTCGCGGTGAATATTCTAAACGTTGATCAACAGCACATTGCAGAGCGGTTTGCGCAGGAGGCGCTTTCCGGCGCCGCGAGATTTGATACGCTGGAAACGCGTGCGGCGGTCACCGGCGCGCCGGTATTGGACGAATCCCTCGGCTGGGTGGATTGCAAATTAACCGCAAGCCATGAGGGCGGCGATCATACGATTTTTGTCGGCGAAGTTGTGGCGCTGAGTGATGGCGATGCAAAAGTTTCCCCGTTGCTTTATTTTCGCAGCGAGTATCGAATACTGGGGAATTCTGATTTTCCGGCGCGATAG
- a CDS encoding HAMP domain-containing protein, translating into MFRPRIRTLLILFLILQMGAVLALAGFYLQWRMRAQIEGELADKLTAFAKTGAQTASAAVGAAPIISLLPGDETSRTASTLHAQLAPLAEAGALARIMIFARTDRILFDSRRELAIGSEYVRLRFDQEEISRAWQGRASAAKLFFDAQNQPFKAAYAPLREDGNVVAIVGIEGSAAALSAIAEIQRVLWSIAALGLIVAAISGIIFARRLTSPLERLRRAAEAIGAGAPEVAFEVKGTEEIRFLAQTMQHMREAIVTREQNLRMMLAGVAHEIRNPLGGIELFAGMLEND; encoded by the coding sequence ATGTTTCGCCCACGGATTCGAACCTTACTCATTTTGTTTTTGATTTTGCAGATGGGCGCCGTGCTCGCGCTCGCCGGTTTTTATTTGCAGTGGCGCATGCGCGCGCAAATCGAGGGCGAGCTGGCAGACAAACTCACGGCATTTGCAAAAACCGGCGCGCAAACCGCGAGCGCGGCTGTGGGCGCGGCGCCGATCATCAGCCTGCTGCCCGGCGATGAAACCTCGCGCACGGCCAGCACGTTACACGCGCAATTGGCGCCGCTGGCAGAGGCCGGCGCGCTGGCGCGCATCATGATTTTTGCACGAACAGATCGCATTCTCTTCGACAGCCGGCGCGAATTGGCAATCGGCAGCGAATATGTTCGATTGCGGTTCGATCAGGAAGAAATCAGCCGCGCCTGGCAGGGCCGGGCTTCTGCCGCCAAGCTTTTTTTTGACGCGCAAAATCAGCCGTTCAAAGCCGCCTATGCGCCGCTGCGCGAGGACGGGAACGTGGTCGCGATTGTTGGCATTGAAGGCAGCGCGGCAGCCTTGTCTGCAATTGCCGAAATACAACGCGTGTTGTGGAGTATTGCCGCCCTCGGTTTGATCGTCGCCGCCATCAGCGGCATCATTTTCGCGCGGCGTCTCACCTCGCCGCTGGAACGCTTGCGCCGCGCGGCGGAAGCCATCGGCGCAGGCGCGCCCGAAGTGGCTTTCGAAGTAAAGGGCACGGAGGAAATCCGCTTTCTCGCGCAAACCATGCAGCACATGCGCGAGGCGATTGTGACGCGCGAGCAGAATCTGCGCATGATGCTTGCCGGCGTGGCGCACGAGATTCGCAATCCACTCGGCGGCATTGAGCTGTTTGCCGGCATGCTCGAAAACGAT